The Solanum dulcamara chromosome 6, daSolDulc1.2, whole genome shotgun sequence genome contains the following window.
ttaaatcatgcatgaataggcTATTGGAATTAagtaaaagcataattgaattgacctactgcaaattgatcaaaactagggtttagaagaaattcataaaagagataatTGAGAAACCTTTGGGATTTCATGGATGGAAAAGGATCCACGGACGAATTATCACATACCTTGACTAAAATCAAACTTGAAATCTTGACAAGGAAACTTGAAACTTGGAGCCCTAGCTTtgacttgaagaagaagctaAATCCTTGGGAGAGTAATTCTAGAGAGAAATTTTTTGTATAGAGTGGTTGGAGGGGGAGCGAGAAGAATTTGAAGgatttgggtaattataggTTTTAGAAATAAATCCAAAACAACAGAGTTTAGAGATTAACTGAGTCAGAAAGAACGGAATTAACCCTGTTAAATAACTAACGAAAACCAATCGGCGAGATAGGTCGAGCTGGCCGTCCTGATCGGCGAGTCGCCGATCTCCTACTCATCTCGCCAAATTGTTTGGGTTCACTGAAGATTTTCTCTGAAGCTTTTGGCGAGTTACATTCAACTCCCCATCCAGGTTGGCGAGTCACCGTTTCCGCCTTATCTCGCCAACTTGGCTCCCTGTCTGAGCAAGATTTCTCTGAACTTTTTGGCGAGGAAACTTAGCTCACCGAACCCGATTCTTCGTTGCCAAATCTCTTCCCTTCTGAGCCAATTTCTCTGAACTATCGGGCGAGTTGTCGTGACTTCGCCGAGTCGCCGAGCGACTCAGCGAGCCTCAACTTGTCTTTTTTCCTTCAAACTTGATCCAAACATAGGAAAACTTTTCTCGGACATTACAATTGGCTTCATTGAAGATGAACTGTCGCTAGAGAGAATTTTCTGGCCAAATCTGAACGCCAATATAGGTTTTTTTTCAACACAATTCAAGATACACTCCTTATATATGTAAATCGAACATCCAAAATTTACACTGCCATCGTCATGAAGATCACCCAATCAATAAGTGACAGTGTACAAGTAAAATATAAGCATCGTTGGAAAAGCCATCTCTAGCGAGGTTGGACAAAGAAAGAGATAGATGATGGGAGCAATGGGGGTGATTTTGGCTAATAAAGATAAACATAGGATATAGACCGTAAAAAAAGTATCCAAAAAATAGTACTAATTAatctttaaaaattcatttatgtaaaaaaaaactatccttttttcttctcttcattttcattcataaaCAGAGTACGGTCTaagatttcttcttcaagtcaacTGATTATATTCTTTTGtttctttcacattgaatctCATGTTTTCCACATCGTAAGTCCTTTTACGATTAGGCAGATTTGAAGATTGAGATTGTTTGATGAAAGATTTGAAGAAGAAACTCCATTGACAACTATTGGATAAAGTTTTGAAGCTTTGCAGGGTTTTGAAATTGTTACTAATTTTTAGCGAGTGTTGTTTTAAAAGATTGGATATATCATGAGAAATTCATGTATcgaatttgaggatttttaaTGCAAATTTGAGGTGAATTCGatgaatttttcaaagaaatattcaaggttgaaaaatgaaaattgaAGTTGCAGCCAACTATATGAACAATTAACATGTATTCatgaatacaaatatatttgtattcatCTATTCAGAAATCATGAGATATCACAACCACGACAAGTGAAGACGGCGAAACCCAACGCCCAAAACTCCCTTATTTTCTCTTTGCTTCTATATCCCTTTAGATGTTTTTATTCCACTATATCTAATGGTTTCTATTTGTATTTGGCTAGTGAGTGTAAATGTTTATATTTGAATGAACCTTCTCCAAACAAATGTTTTGTatctgaaaatatttttgggcCGTATCAAGGGATCTAGTGAATTTATAAGTTATAGCTAGGTTGTATTAGGAATGTATCTGGTTTGAGGTCTGACTTTATGGTAATGGTGGGGTGGTTTTTTCTAGTGATGgtaaaaattatatctcattaAATATAAGTGATACACTAACACATTCATGATGCATATACTTACAAAATTTGAAAACACAATGATGCATCCAACTAAATTAAGCGAAACAAATAATTTCTAGGTTTGATAATTAGCTAAACTAATGCTATATTTGATAATTAAATACCAAAGTAGCGCTTTCTTGTTATTGGTACACAATAGCCCAAATTGGCATTTCCACTAAAAAGGTTTGGCCACATATAGCCTTACCCTTTCCTCGTCTATTCTCTCCTTTGCTACTGGAAAATGGAAGCAATTGCGAACTAGTAATAACAAGTTATTTAACATTATAGTTGACATACAACATTGGATgtcagaaataaaaataaaaatgaaatagcCCACCAACGTATATGATGGATTACAGAGTCTAATGTGTATCtcattaacaataataaaaagagaGCCTACCATTGTATATGATGGATTAGACAATCTAATGTGTATTACCTCACTAGTTCAGCATTACACTAAGACTACTAAACTAAACAAACAAGCAGTTAAAATATGAATCAAGACtcataaaaagaagaaaaaagagtgtTAAGTGTGGAGAAATGGCCAAAACAAACAATGGCCTGCTCCAGCCATCAGAGCAGAAAGCTTACAGGAGATCAGCGACATTTGCTGGAAGCTCCTCAATCACCACGTTGTAAAACCTCTGAATGTCAGAAAGCATTCTCTCATCATCTTTGGTTGCAAAGTTGATTGCAACACCCTTCCTACCAAATCGTCCACTACGTCCAATACGATGAAGGTAATTCTCAGGTTGAGTGGGGAGATCATAGTTTATGACCAGGGAGACTTGTTGGACATCAATTCCTCTGGCTAAAAGATCAGTGGTGATGAGAACACGAGAGGAACCAGAACGGAATTCACGCATTATAATATCCCTAGTGTTCTGGTCCATGTCACCATGGGTGGCTGAGACTGTATGGTCTCTGCCTCGCATCTGGTCTGTTAACAAGTCAACTTTGCGTCGAGTATTCACAAAAATCACACTCTGTGTGATGGCTAAGGTTTCATACAGATCGCAAAGGGTTTCAAGCTTCCATTCTTCCTTTTCCACATTCACATAAAACTGCTTGATACCTTCTAAGGTCAGTTCATCACGTTTCACAAGAATCCTCACAGGTTTATTCATGAACTTCCTTGTGATCTCAAGGGCCTCAGGAGGCATTGTGGCAGAGAAAACACCAACCTGAATCTTAGGAGGCAAGAGCTGGAAAATATCATAGATCTGGAGACAAAGAAAAAGTAGACCTTTTAGAACCGGGGAAGAAATCATTTAAAGCTGTGGACTGTAAATTTTAGAGAAAATATGCCATGTAAGCACAAGCAATGAATACAGACCCAGAATCCTAGCACACATACTGGGGATATCCCATTGTATACATTATTGAAGCCAAGAAAAAAGGGACAGCAAATTCACAAATGCATTGGATATCATTGCAAAGCTACACATAATGTACAGCTTCACAAATGCCTGATCACACAATTCCTGGGAAACAGGAATATGGATTTTAAAACTAGGTTAGAGCATACTTAATtgtgaaagaaaagaagctaGTGAAAAGAAAGTCACTTGTGTATGCTAAGTGCATCATAAACCAGAAATCACTTTAGCTAATAACTAAACCTTCCATGCCCTTGTTCCCCAAGAACACAAGTATAATCAGCATCCACTACATTATGATTATACAAATTACTAAACTGATGTTGGTGCTCTCATTCTAGCATCATTTGTGTACCATTTGAACTGAAGAATGTTACGGATTTAGACATCCATTTCTTTGAATAAATTACAGGTTTGATACTAAAGTATAAAAGATACACATATCTACACAAAACTAAAGTGCTTATGCATTCACAGAAACtataagtatatataagaatatggagAGAAGGGCACTTCTAGTCACCTGATCCTTAAACCCTCTGGAGAGCATTTCATCAGCCTCGTCCAATACAAACATCTTAATGTAATCAGGGCGGAGAGACTGTCTTCTCAACATGTCAAATACACGTCCAGGTGTTCCCACAACAACATGAACCCCACTTGAAAGGATCCTTTGATCCTCACGGACACTGGTACCTCCCACACAAGCATGAACCTTGACGCCAAGATAGTCTCCAAGTGCTCGCATGACCTTTTCAATTTGTTGTGCAAGCTCACGAGTAGGTGCCAAGACCAAAGCTTGGCAATCTAACAGTTCATAGTCCAGTTGTTGCAGAACTCCAGAACAAAAAGTAGCAGTCTTTCCTGTTCCAGACTGAGCCTGCTGAATGACATCAAGACCTTTGCAAAAAGGTACAATTCCCCTTTGCTGGATTGCTGAGGGTTTCTCAAAACCTACAAAGTTATACTTCAATATTAGATAGAGCTTATGAAATAGAAGATGACCTAAATATGAATATACTAACCCTTAACTATGACACATATGCACACGGCGGGAACAGAAGGCAAAACActtcttttcttcttaataaactTTGCACAAGTCAtgaaccaaaaaagaaaagcagAAAAGATTTTTCAACTAACCATATGCATAAATGCCTCTCAGGAGGTTCTCCTTCAATTCCATGGCATCAAAAGTATCATAAGCCTCGTCATGTGAGGTAAAAAACTCTTGCCCTTCAGCATTTAGCCTGCATCCACAATCAAAGAAGGATATGATGTATGTATAACAAAAATTTAGTACTTTCCACCATGAGTAAAATAAACATTGTAACTCACAGGTATGCCTATGTGTAGATGAAGAAACTCATGAACAATACCAAAACATTGAAAATGAGACAGCAAAAACATAATTGAGGCAATAGTACTCACAACTCTGtcatttttgaatcaaattgACGAGCATCAAATTCGGATCCATCTGGAGCTGCACCCACCATGCCTAGAAAGAATTCACATCACATTAGGACAAAGAAAGGGTTAGTGTGAACTTACATATTGTCAAAACATCTATAAACCATAACACCGTAATTCCGCAACTGAAAAAAAACAAACCAAAGTAATCTAAAACATGTAGATTTTGGAGAATATCAAAAGAATGACATAACTAATTACTATCCCAGTCAGAACTACAACTTTGgtttagaaaagaaaaactaCCACTTAGAGAATTACATTGTGTTCTCCAGTAGTTTTAAACAAACCAGTTCTTGATTTGGTTAAATGTGTCCAGCCAACATTAATAAGATCATTACCACTCTCAAGAAAACAAAACCCAGCattaacaagaacaacaaaacAATAGAAAGAATATCTATCATGTACAAGCAAGCAAAATCAGCTTAAGATATTTATTTTGGTCACAAAAATAGAAAGCAACTCTCACACCACCTTAACTAGATTAGGTAGAACGCTAGAAGGAATAATCATCCATCACTTGTGTATTCAGATTTGTCAGCTCCAACATGGCAAGTTCAATGTACTTCACTAAAAAGTTTAGCACTTGCACAAAACAATGTTAGGTAAATTTTCTGCTTCCCCCATCCCTCCAAACATTATATAGATGCAACCTTCTATTTTACTACTCAAGTAAGAAATtgagtgtgtgtatatatacttACATCAGTTCCATAAGAATAAAAAAACCAATCACATGAAAAAATGCCAATGTAGCATTCTGTTTTGAAGAGAATGTCAGCCATAACCACCTCTCTGCTCAACAAACAAACAAAGACGAGGGAATCCTCTTCTACCTACTTGACAAACCATCAACTAAATCACCCACAAACAGTTTATAATAGATACATCTCCATC
Protein-coding sequences here:
- the LOC129893391 gene encoding eukaryotic initiation factor 4A-9-like, which codes for MVGAAPDGSEFDARQFDSKMTELLNAEGQEFFTSHDEAYDTFDAMELKENLLRGIYAYGFEKPSAIQQRGIVPFCKGLDVIQQAQSGTGKTATFCSGVLQQLDYELLDCQALVLAPTRELAQQIEKVMRALGDYLGVKVHACVGGTSVREDQRILSSGVHVVVGTPGRVFDMLRRQSLRPDYIKMFVLDEADEMLSRGFKDQIYDIFQLLPPKIQVGVFSATMPPEALEITRKFMNKPVRILVKRDELTLEGIKQFYVNVEKEEWKLETLCDLYETLAITQSVIFVNTRRKVDLLTDQMRGRDHTVSATHGDMDQNTRDIIMREFRSGSSRVLITTDLLARGIDVQQVSLVINYDLPTQPENYLHRIGRSGRFGRKGVAINFATKDDERMLSDIQRFYNVVIEELPANVADLL